The proteins below come from a single Necator americanus strain Aroian chromosome V, whole genome shotgun sequence genomic window:
- a CDS encoding hypothetical protein (NECATOR_CHRV.G17426.T1) encodes MLLFNFLLLFILDFTVAFRKQGAAVKGRLLCGEKSLRNAKVKLYDLDRNPGDTDDLLDEKFTDKNGEFAVTGTTRELTDIEPVLYIYHDCDDGIRPCQKRITLIVPKRFIHGGTPKEWLDIGTVNVEMGFPEQDRSCNH; translated from the exons ATGTTATTGTTTaattttctacttctatttATTCTCGACTTCACTGTTGCTTTCCGTAAACAAGGAGCTGCCGTAAAAGGACGATTGTTgtgtggagaaaaaagtttgagaaaTGCCAAAGTCAAACTCTACGACCTCGACAGAA ATCCGGGAGATACAGACGATTTGCTGGATGAAAAGTTTACCGATAAGAACGGTGAATTTGCTGTCACGGGAACCACCAGGGAATTGACGGATATCGAACCTGTTCTCTACATATATCACGATTGCGACGATGGGATAAGG CCATGTCAAAAAAGGATCACTCTAATCGTCCCAAAACGATTCATTCATGGAGGAACACCAAAAGAATGGTTGGATATAGGAACTGTTAACGTCGAAATGGGTTTTCCAGAACAGGATCGAAGTTGTAATCATTGA
- a CDS encoding hypothetical protein (NECATOR_CHRV.G17427.T1), translating into MSRGIPRDLRSALRSFQAAVLPVTATPLSGFDCVPCLAYLALRHHIESNVPICKKRLRGQRYSDGAIKDKNRLRLTNVYLAYTMTCSYRLRYSRSEWFIPGPCYERKTISTSRFT; encoded by the exons ATGTCACGCGGTATCCCCCGTGATTTACGCAGCGCCTTGCGGTCATTTCAGGCTGCGGTCCTACCCGTTACCGCCACGCCACTCAGTGGCTTTGATTGCGTTCCGTGCCTTGCCTACCTTGCGCTACGACACCACATCGAATCCAATGTGCCGATATGCAAGAAGCGCCTTCGAGGACAACGTTACAGTGATGGTGC gataaaggataaa aatcgtttgaggctcaCGAACGTGTacctggcctatacaatgacttgctcttaccgactgcgctactccCGCTCCGAGTGGTTCATTCCCGGTCCGTGTTATGAACGTAAAACTATATCGACTTCTAGATTTACGTAG